Sequence from the Clostridium saccharobutylicum DSM 13864 genome:
GTTAGATTCTTTGGCAGATTTAGTTTCTTTTGGTGTTGCACCATCTATTTTAATATATATATTATTTAATCTTACATATGTTGGTCCAAATGGATTAATAGGATATATAATATTATTGTTATTTCCAATATGCGGTGCATACAGATTAGCTAGATTTAATACTGCTGCATTTGATGGAGTATTTACTGGAGTACCAATAACAATTGTTGGTTGCTTCATGGCAATTTTCGCACTATTTAATTTAACACCAGTAGTACCCGTTTATATTACTATTATTTTAATGATTATTGGTTCATACTTAATGGTAAGCAATTTAAAATTGAAGAAATTGTAGATGTATATATACATTTAAAAACTCTGCCTTAATATTAGGGCAGAGTTTTTAATTCATAAAGTATAACCAAAAACAATGCGTACATTTTAAAAGCAAACTGCATTTCTAGATTTTCTTTTTCCAATTTTATTAATTCTCATCTTTTTGCTTATCATCTTCTCTTTCAGAATTTTGAAAATTAAGCTCGTTATCTATTTCAGTAAATATTTTATTTTTCTCTGTACTAACTGTAATATATTCATTCTTAATTTTACAATACCTCAAATACGCTCCACCACATCTATCTATAGTATCTATCAATTTGTCTATTAAATCCCCAACTTCATCCACCCTATCAATTGCCTTTTTTATATCACTTTTCTTTACTAAATTAATACCATATAATTCTGAAGCCCCTCCAATCAATAATCTATATGAATCTACATAATTTTTTAATAATGTACTCAATTTATCAATATCATCATATTGTTGCTTTACTAAATCATCATATTTCATAATTTATTCCTTCTAAATTTATTCCTTATTATATAATATATTTTCAATTAAACATTTTAATTACAATTTAATTTAAAATTTTTATTAATATATTTACAAATGTAAATAAACATCTTTGACTTTAGACTTATGTGATAACTTAAAGAAATCAATTGTATTTTTGTTCCACAGGACTATGACCTAGACTTAAACTTTAAAAGATATTCTATAATAGAAAGAAGCTGTATTCTTTTTCGAAGCATTGCAATTATATAGCAAGAAAAAGAATGCAACTTCTTTCAGTAAATTGTATCATAAGTTGTCTATCTATATTTTAATCTGTTTCATTATTTGCATATTCATCATCTATTGAACTGAAAATATTACCTGTATTATAATTTTCCAATTTACCTAAAGCCTCTTGTTCTTGTATCCCCGAATCTTCTTTCCCAATATCGCTTAAATTTATATCTACAATTGATTCTATTGTGTTACCTTTTTCAGAAAAAAGTTCATATTCTTCAATTTCATTTTCTGGAATTTTTAGAAATCCACCATTAGCTGAAAATTCAAACTTATTATCTCTATCAGCAAAATCATTTTTTAGATCTTTAACATAAATAACAGAAACTACAAATTCCTCTGGATATTCATACAACATTTCTTTTTATCCTCCTGTTTACAATCCTTATTGTCCATCTTTTTAAAATATGATCTTGGATATCCACATAATGGACACTTCATTGGAGCTTCGTACCCTTCATGAATATAACCACAATTTAAACATATCCATTCTGACTTTGTATTCGATTTAAACATTTTTCCTTCCTTAAGTCTCTTAGCTATTTCTAAAAATCTTTCCTTATGATGTTCTTCTACCTCTTGAAGCTCCTTATAAAAATCGGCTATTTCATCAAAACCTTCTTCTCTAGCTATATTTTCAAATTCCTTATAAATAACCTTACTTTCCTCTGCTTCTCCCAAAGACGCTTCTATCAAATTATCTTCTGAATCTTCAATTTTGTGTAAAAATCCCTTAAATACTCTTCTAGCATGAGCTTTTTCATTATGAGCAGTTTCGTCAAATATATCAGCTACCCACATTAGCCCCTCTTCTCTAGCTTTATCACCATAAAAATTATATTTATTTCTTGCTCTAGATTCTCCTGCAAATGTCTTAAATAAATTTTTTTCTGTTTTACTACCTTTTAAGTTCATCTCAATCTCCTAAGTATTATTTTCTTATGGATATTAATAAAATAAGAAACTTAAAATTTTGTATATATTCTTTTTCAACTAAGTTAGACTCATGATATAATTAGCATGATAAAAACTCGACTAACATATCAACTTATTTCTTCAATATCCCTACATAAATAGAATATTCATTTTTATATATTTGGTTACTATACAAAAAATAACAAGTCAGAATGCTAATTTATTTTATATAGTTTATTCTCAGCATATTCATCTAATCGCTCAAAACGATGTGAATATGCTTATTTATTTTATATAAACTTTAAACAGCATAATTACTTGTTATTTTATTTCATATGACTGATCCTAGTATTTAAATTTTTAAGATAAAATTATTCTTTTTTCTTGATTGCAAGTCATAATTACTTCTTGACCATCATTTCCTTTAGTGATTAATCTAACATTATGCCCCCAAAGCTCTTGAACATATTTTAAAGTTTCTTTAGCATAAGATAGCTCTAATGATCTTCCATCAAAAAGGTTTTCAAGTGTTAAAGTGTAATCCTTTTTGTTTAAATCTATAACTCTAACATAAGGAATACTTCCCATACCTGCAGTATAACTTAATGTATCTCTAATTGTTTTCCATCCAGTTTCATCTGATATTTCCTCAATTACAGTATCAAAAGTTCTTTTATTATATTGGAATAAATTTAATTCTTCACACAATTCTTTAGTCAAGTAACGCCTTAAGAACGAAGAATCTCTTTCAACTTCTCTAACCTCAAATATTTTTTCTTTTCCATATTTTTTATCAAGATCTTCAAATATCTTAAATCCAATATAATAAGGATTTAACCCTCCTATCGCTGGTGCTATTACATCATTATGTCTTTTTATAAATTCAAAATGTAATTCTTGAGGCAAATCTAATTCTTTTAATATATTGTAATGGGTATAGCTTGCCCAACCTTCATTCATTATTTTAGTTTCTATTTGAGGAATAAAATATTGTGTTTCTCGTTTTACTATTCTTAATATTGTCTTTTCCCACTCCTGCAAATTACCATACTCTATTATAAATCCAATAACATCATCTACTGGCTCTAATGGTATCTTTTCTAAATCAGGTAATTCTATTTTTTTATTAGAATCTAATATTCCCCTATTTCCCTTTTTTCTCTCGTAATCTTTTATCATATTTTCTTTAATTTCTTCATTTGATAGTTCCTTTATTCCAACAGTTCTTCCTATCTGATATCTAATTGCATGAGCTGCATCTAATATCCTTTCAACTTCAGAATAACCAATGCTTGGATCGTCAATGTAATCACGTATAATTTTTGCATCTAAATTAAACATTTCTAATGTGTAACTTGCATTGGTACCTTGCTTAAATAATCTATTGTTTTTGAAAAAATCATTATGCCCATATACATGAGCCATAGTTAATATTTGCAATAACAAGGTATTATCTTTCATCAAATATGCTAGACAAGGATCCGAATTAATAACCATTTCATAAGGAAGACCTGTAAGATTTAAAGAATAAAGCGTTTTATTTTTTTCATAGGACTTACCAAAACTCCAATGTGGATATCTTGATGGCATACCAACATAAGCTTCATATCCTATCATATCGTTAAAGCCTATAACTTCAAACTCTTGAGGATAGAAATCCAATCCATATTCTTTAACTTTCTTTTCTATTTTCTCATTCCATTTTTCAATATCACTAAAACTATATTCCAAAGTCCTATTCCTCCTTTAACTCCTTTCTAAGCATAATCTTAAGTGCATCCCATAAGTCCTTTTTTTCTTTTATTATTACAGGAACAAATTTTTCGTCAGTTATTTCCTTTTTGAACTTATGATACATTGTTGTTGTATATGTTGATGGTAATAATTCAGCATATCCAAACATATTGCTTATTTCACATATATTTTTAACTGCTGCAATAGCTCTTTCATTATCTTCAGACCAATTATCTCCATCACTTGCATATATGCTATATATGTTCCAAGCTGATGGTGGATATTTTTCTTTAATCACATTTAAAGCTTCATTAATACCACTTGATATATACGTACCACCTGATTCAGATTTATGGAAGAACTCATATTCATCTACCCTTTTTGCAACAGTAGTATGGTATATAAATTCAAATGCTATATTGTTGTATTTTCTTTTTAGGAAAGTAGCAAGAACAAAAAAGTATGATCTTGCTAAATATTTTTTTGTTATATCCATTGAACCTGAGGCATCCATAATAAATATCATAACAGCATTACTATCTTTTCTAGGCTTTAATTTAACTCTGTAATACCTTAAATCTTCTTCTCTAAAAGGAAATCTATCTAATTCCTGTTCCTCTTCCATTTCCCTTAAAGCTCTTTTTTTACCCTGTTTTCTTGCAATCTTAGACATAACAGTTTTTTTCTTTGCAAGTCTTGGTCTTATACCATGAGTTTGATAGCCTCTCTTTCTGCCAGTAGTTTCAGTAACTATTTCAGAATACTTCTTTTGATCTAAATTAGGTAAATCTAAATCTTCTGATATATAGTCCATTAATTCTTCAAGAGTAATTTCTGTTTCATAAACATCATCACCCTCTTGATTTCCTGCACCTTTATTACCATTTGCTAATTGTTTCTTTCCATTACCTAATTTATCTCCTCTTTCTTCATCACCAACTCCAGTGGCTACCCCTTTAGAATTGCTTCCATAAACAAATTGATATTCCTTAATTCCTTTAATAGGTATTTTAAACTTTTTATTCTTACTCTCACCAACTATACTCTCTTCTGATAATATATCACCCAAATTCTCTTTAATTGATTTTTCTACAAGCTGCCTATGCCTTCTTCTATCTTCTATGGACCTGTCATGATCAATTTGATTATTTGTATAATCTCTAAATATAGCCATATACTACTCTAATCCCTCCATAAATTATTAGCAGCATATTTCAAGATAACATCACAACAATGAGAGCAATATCCATTCTTTTTCATCTCTTCAACCATAGAATTATATTTTTCTGCCTGTTCTTTATCTCTAACTTTAGATTTAGTTATAATTCTTGATAGATCTTTAACTGAAGCTGTTAATTTCTTTTCTATAGCTTCCTTTAGTGGTTCATAAGAAGTATAATCCAATTTTCCACCATTTCTAACTACATAGAACATATATGATGTTACATCTGATCTAAATCCTTTAGCTGATGCAGCATATACTCCTATCTGTTCTTCTATGCTTCTCATAAATTCTTCATCTGGGTTAAGCTCTTCTCCTGTTGAATCGTCTTTTATCTTACTCTTATTTACATATGCTTCCGCATTATCTATATAATTATTAAACAAACTCTCAGCTTGTTCTCTAAAAGAATGTATAAATGCTTTAGTAATTTCTCTTTCAAGAATCTTATTATATTCTTTTCTAATAGTATCTTGAATAAATCCTAAATACTTTTTCTTATCCTCAGCAGCAATATCAAGCTCTTTAACTGACCTTATAATACTTTCCATTATGCTTAGTGGATTAATACAATCATATCCTGATTCTGAAAGTGCATTATCTATAGCCTTTATAATAAATCTTGTACTTATTCCCTTCATACCTTCATATTGACCAGCTTCTTCTCTAAGTTCTCCAATATCAATTTTCTTTGTTGTTCCTTTTTCAACTATTTCTTCTCCATTATAGATTTTAAGCTTAGTCATAGCATCTACCTTAGCAGATGGAGTTAATCTTGAAAGTATTGCAAACATAGCTGCAATTTTAATAGTATGTGGTGCTATGTGAGCTTTAAATGTACTCTTTCTTAATATTTTTTCATATATCTTAACTTCTTCATCAAGTTCCAAGCAATAAGGAACTTCTATTTTTACTATTCTATCTAAAATAGCTTCATTAGTATGATCTGATTTAAACTTATTCCATTCTGCTTCATTTGAATGAGCAATTATAACTCCATCAAAGTAAATCATTGACCCTTTACCTGGTGATGGTACAGATTTTTCTTGAGTTGCAGTAATTATTGTGTGAAGGTATTCAACATCATTTTTAAATACCTCAATAAATTCTACAAGTCCTCTGTTACCAACGTTAAAAGCACCATTTAAAGAAAAGATTCTTGGATCATCTTCTGAGTATAAATCCATTTTAGATATATCGATTGATCCTGTTAATATAGAAGTATCTTGATTATTAGGGTCAACAGGTGGTACTACACCAATTCCCTTTCTAGATCTAATTGAGAATCCTACTCTTTCGACTGGAAATTCTTCATACTTTCCTTTAAGTTCATGTGTTAATTTATACTTACATACTGGGCATAAATCTCCCTCAATCTTTACTCCAAGCATTTCTTCAAACTTTGGTCTTAAATGTTTGGGAATAAGATGAAGTGGCTGTTCATGCATTGGACATCCTTTTAATCCATAAACTGGCTCACAAGATTCCAATGCTGATTTTAAACTTTCAACTATAGAAGATTTACCTGCACCAACTGGTCCAACAAGATATAATACCTGCCTAGACTCTTCACCCTTCATAGCAGCTGATTTGAAATAACTTACCAACTTCATAATAACCTTATCAATACCATAAAAATCATCTTTGAAAAAACCATACTTTTTAATTACATCATTACCATAAATTTTCCTTACCCTTGGGTTATCCTCACCTTTTAGAACTTCTGCTCCTCTACTCATAATCATGTCATAAATTCTTTTGTGGGCAAGGATAGCAACCTCTGGATTTTCTTTTACTATTTCTAAATAATCTAGAAAATTTCCTTCAAACTTTCTTGTATTAGCCTGCTCTCTATCTGTTTCTATAAATTCTCTGAAGTCCATAAACACTCCCCCCTTTTTACTAAAATATATTCAATTAAACAAACACATTATGACTACTTTTTTAAAATAGTTTGTCCTTAATATATTCTAATTTTATTATAATACTTTCTTTTTTGTTTTTCCATTAAATGGAATAAAAATAACAGATGCCATTTTCTTCAATTAACTTCTACATAAATTGAAATGCCAAATTACTTATATAGCATAAGCTTTACTTAAATTAGAACATAAAAATTAGAGCTGTTTCTAAAAATTTAGAAACAGCTCTATAATTAATATATCTAATCATTTATCATAATTTTATCATATCTCAATTTTGCAAATATAGCAGATAGTATACCTATTATGAATATCGCTATCATCAAATAAAATACATGTAAAATATCAGAATGTCTTAATATCATTCCTGTTAAAGCTGGAATAACAGCTGCTGATATTCCACTAGCTGTAGATACTAATGCTATTGTTGCACCTTTATTTTTCCAAAAGATTTCACCCATTGTAGTTTGAGCCATCTGCAATACTCCAGCTGATGATAATCCTATTAAAAAGAAACCTACTGTTGTAACTAATTCTGTTCGAACAATCAATATTAATATAAGGCACATTATTCCGATTATAGGATAGACAACTAACACAACTATAGGCTTTATTGTTTTTTGTAAAAGCTTTGCTAATATTAAAACTGAAATAAGTGCTCCTACACTATAATATGTTATTAATTTTAATGAATTTATTTGATTCATCCCTAAAACATTTTGACCATAAGTAGGCATCCATGTTTGAAATCCAGTAAATATAGAATTAGATGTAAATCCTATTATTATAAGTGCTAAACCTTCCTTTTTCAAGACTGGTTCACTAGCAAACTTTCTTTTAATTACTTTAGCATCATTAGAATTCTCTATTTGATTAGCTTTTGGGAACCTGCTTTTAAATAAAAATAACCCATTAAAAAACATTACTGCTGCAATCACAAAAAATGTATATCCATAAAACATATTTCTAGTTGCAAAAAATGATATCATTATTGGTAAAATTATTCCACCAATTGCTATGAATGCTTTTATTATAACAGTTGCTGTTCCTGGAGTCTTTGGAAAGCATTCTATTAGTGAAGGATAACTTGAAGCATCCATAAAAGCGTGTGATATACCAGCAAATGCTGATAATAAAACTGCTACTCCATAATTAGGTGCAAGTGGTATCCCTACTAAAAATACTATTGCAAATATTGGAGCCAAACATAATATTTTTTTCCTTCCAAACTTATCGGATAATCTCCCTGTAATATACAATGTAGCTGAACGTACTATTCCTTCCACGGAAATCAAGAAACTAATACCAGCTGCATCTGTATTAAATTGCTTAGTTACAAATGCCATGTTTGATGATAATAAAATAACAATCATGCCTAACATGCAATAACTTATGTATATTCCCAATGCCGTTTTAAAGTAATCATTCTTAAACATATCCACACTCCTTTTAGGCACATTCAAAAAAATAACTAGTCCATCTGCCAAGCCTATTTTTCATCATGCTGCATTAGCGGATTCCTCTAATAGCCCACTATGAGACAAATCCACTTCCTTGCCTGATGAAAAATAATCATGACATTTTGGACTTGTTATTTTCTTTCATGTGCCTTAAATATATTTTGATTTTTCTACAATATAATATA
This genomic interval carries:
- the pssA gene encoding CDP-diacylglycerol--serine O-phosphatidyltransferase, whose protein sequence is MRKSCIPNVFTFINLSCGIISILSAMDNNLKAAGIFILLAGLVDRYDGRIARFLNVSSDLGKELDSLADLVSFGVAPSILIYILFNLTYVGPNGLIGYIILLLFPICGAYRLARFNTAAFDGVFTGVPITIVGCFMAIFALFNLTPVVPVYITIILMIIGSYLMVSNLKLKKL
- a CDS encoding rubrerythrin family protein — its product is MNLKGSKTEKNLFKTFAGESRARNKYNFYGDKAREEGLMWVADIFDETAHNEKAHARRVFKGFLHKIEDSEDNLIEASLGEAEESKVIYKEFENIAREEGFDEIADFYKELQEVEEHHKERFLEIAKRLKEGKMFKSNTKSEWICLNCGYIHEGYEAPMKCPLCGYPRSYFKKMDNKDCKQEDKKKCCMNIQRNL
- a CDS encoding SpoVR family protein — encoded protein: MEYSFSDIEKWNEKIEKKVKEYGLDFYPQEFEVIGFNDMIGYEAYVGMPSRYPHWSFGKSYEKNKTLYSLNLTGLPYEMVINSDPCLAYLMKDNTLLLQILTMAHVYGHNDFFKNNRLFKQGTNASYTLEMFNLDAKIIRDYIDDPSIGYSEVERILDAAHAIRYQIGRTVGIKELSNEEIKENMIKDYERKKGNRGILDSNKKIELPDLEKIPLEPVDDVIGFIIEYGNLQEWEKTILRIVKRETQYFIPQIETKIMNEGWASYTHYNILKELDLPQELHFEFIKRHNDVIAPAIGGLNPYYIGFKIFEDLDKKYGKEKIFEVREVERDSSFLRRYLTKELCEELNLFQYNKRTFDTVIEEISDETGWKTIRDTLSYTAGMGSIPYVRVIDLNKKDYTLTLENLFDGRSLELSYAKETLKYVQELWGHNVRLITKGNDGQEVIMTCNQEKRIILS
- the yhbH gene encoding sporulation protein YhbH, whose protein sequence is MAIFRDYTNNQIDHDRSIEDRRRHRQLVEKSIKENLGDILSEESIVGESKNKKFKIPIKGIKEYQFVYGSNSKGVATGVGDEERGDKLGNGKKQLANGNKGAGNQEGDDVYETEITLEELMDYISEDLDLPNLDQKKYSEIVTETTGRKRGYQTHGIRPRLAKKKTVMSKIARKQGKKRALREMEEEQELDRFPFREEDLRYYRVKLKPRKDSNAVMIFIMDASGSMDITKKYLARSYFFVLATFLKRKYNNIAFEFIYHTTVAKRVDEYEFFHKSESGGTYISSGINEALNVIKEKYPPSAWNIYSIYASDGDNWSEDNERAIAAVKNICEISNMFGYAELLPSTYTTTMYHKFKKEITDEKFVPVIIKEKKDLWDALKIMLRKELKEE
- a CDS encoding PrkA family serine protein kinase is translated as MDFREFIETDREQANTRKFEGNFLDYLEIVKENPEVAILAHKRIYDMIMSRGAEVLKGEDNPRVRKIYGNDVIKKYGFFKDDFYGIDKVIMKLVSYFKSAAMKGEESRQVLYLVGPVGAGKSSIVESLKSALESCEPVYGLKGCPMHEQPLHLIPKHLRPKFEEMLGVKIEGDLCPVCKYKLTHELKGKYEEFPVERVGFSIRSRKGIGVVPPVDPNNQDTSILTGSIDISKMDLYSEDDPRIFSLNGAFNVGNRGLVEFIEVFKNDVEYLHTIITATQEKSVPSPGKGSMIYFDGVIIAHSNEAEWNKFKSDHTNEAILDRIVKIEVPYCLELDEEVKIYEKILRKSTFKAHIAPHTIKIAAMFAILSRLTPSAKVDAMTKLKIYNGEEIVEKGTTKKIDIGELREEAGQYEGMKGISTRFIIKAIDNALSESGYDCINPLSIMESIIRSVKELDIAAEDKKKYLGFIQDTIRKEYNKILEREITKAFIHSFREQAESLFNNYIDNAEAYVNKSKIKDDSTGEELNPDEEFMRSIEEQIGVYAASAKGFRSDVTSYMFYVVRNGGKLDYTSYEPLKEAIEKKLTASVKDLSRIITKSKVRDKEQAEKYNSMVEEMKKNGYCSHCCDVILKYAANNLWRD
- a CDS encoding MFS transporter translates to MFKNDYFKTALGIYISYCMLGMIVILLSSNMAFVTKQFNTDAAGISFLISVEGIVRSATLYITGRLSDKFGRKKILCLAPIFAIVFLVGIPLAPNYGVAVLLSAFAGISHAFMDASSYPSLIECFPKTPGTATVIIKAFIAIGGIILPIMISFFATRNMFYGYTFFVIAAVMFFNGLFLFKSRFPKANQIENSNDAKVIKRKFASEPVLKKEGLALIIIGFTSNSIFTGFQTWMPTYGQNVLGMNQINSLKLITYYSVGALISVLILAKLLQKTIKPIVVLVVYPIIGIMCLILILIVRTELVTTVGFFLIGLSSAGVLQMAQTTMGEIFWKNKGATIALVSTASGISAAVIPALTGMILRHSDILHVFYLMIAIFIIGILSAIFAKLRYDKIMIND